The following DNA comes from Candidatus Baltobacteraceae bacterium.
AGGTTTGTCCGGCGTTGTAAAAAATGCCGTAGAGCGCACCGTCGACGGCCTGCGCGAGGTCGGCGTCGTCGAACACGAGCGACGGCGATTTTCCGCCGAGTTCGAGGGTGACGCGTTTGAGCGTCGCGGCCGCAGTCGCGGCGACGCGCTTGCCGGTCGCCGTGCTGCCGGTAAATGCGATCTTGTCGATGCCGGGATGTTCGACGAGCGCTTGCCCGAGATCGGGGCCGGGGCCGGTGACGATGTTGAGCACGCCTTCGGGCAGTCCCGCTTCGAGCGCGATCTTGCCGAGTTCGATCGCGGTCAACGGCGTCGACGGCGCCGGTTTGAGAACGATCGTGCATCCGGCGGCGAGCGCCGGCGCAACCTTCCACGATGCCAGCAGCAGCGGAAAATTCCACGGGATAATCGCGCCGACCACGCCCACCGGTTCGCGCATCGTGTACGCGAGATAGTTGGCCATCGGTGCCGGGAGCGTATCGCCGTAATTCTTGGTTGCGGCGCCGGCGTAGAATTCAAAGCAATCGACGATCGCGCCAAGCTCACCCTTGGCCGTCGAAATCGCTTTACCGTTGTCGCGCACCTCGGTCAGCACGAGATCGTTCGCACGCTCCGCGATAAGCTGTGCCATCTTGTAGATGATCTTGCCGCGCCGGGAAGCCGGCATCGTCGCCCACTTGCCGGTCTCGAACGCGGCTCGCGCCGCCGTCACCGCCCGATCGACGTCGGCGGTGCCGGCGCTCGCAACGTCGGCCAGCGCCGCGCCCGTCGCCGGGTTGCTATCGCTATAGGTCGCGCCGCCGGTCGCGTCGGTCCACTCTTTGCCGATGAGCAGTTGGGTCACGTTAGATCCTTTCGAAGATGGTCGTAATGCCTTGACCGACGCCGATGCACATCGTGGCAACGCCGTATCGCCCGCCCCGCCGCCGCAACTCGTGCAGGAGCGTGGTAGCGATGCGCGCGCCGCTCGCGCCGAGCGGATGTCCCAGTGCGATCGCGCCGCCGTTCACGTTCGCTTTGGCCGGATCGATCTCCAGGTCGCGCAGACATGCGAGCGACTGCGCGGCGAAGGCTTCGTTGAGCTCGACGAGATCGATCTGTTCCATGCGCAATCCGGCGCGCTCGAGGGCTTTGCGCGTAGCGGGAATCGGACCGAGCCCCATGATCTCCGGCGCGACGCCGGCAACGCCCGACGCGACCACGCGCGCGAGCGGCCGCAGCCCCATCTTGGTCGCCGCCGTCGCTTCGCAGAGCAAGAGCGCCGACGCACCGTCGTTGATTCCCGACGAGTTGCCGGCGGTCACGGTGCCCCCCGCCTTGAACGCCGGCTTGAGCTTCGCGAGCGATTCGAGCGTGCTCTCCGGCCGCGGATGTTCGTCGAGCAGCACGTCTCCGACGGGGATCACTTCGTCGCGGAAGGCACCGCGTTGCATGGCGGCGCCGCAGCGCCGCTGCGATTCGTAGGCAAAGCGATCTTGCTCCTCGCGCGTAATCGCATAGCGCTCGGCGACCTTTTCAGCGGTCGCTCCGAGCGAGATCGTCCACGCGTCGGACATCAGCGGGTTAACCATGCGCCAGCCGATCGTGGTATCGAAAAGTTGCGGCGCGCGCGCGAACGGTTTCTCGGCTTTCATTTGCACGAACGGCGCGCGCGTCATCGATTCCACTCCCCCGGCGATCATGACGTCACCGTCGCCCCATGCGATCGCGTGCGCGGCGGAGTTGATCGCCTGCAGGCTGCTTCCGCAGAGCCGGTTGAGCGTTGCGCCCGGGACCTCGACCGGCAGCCCTGCCAAAAGGGCGGCCATCCGCGCCACGTTGCGATTGTCTTCGCCGCTTTGATTTGCGGCACCGAAGAGCACGTCGTCGATCTGCGCGGTCTCGATGCCCGTCCGTTCGATCAACGCGCGAATCGCACACGCCGCAAGATCGTCGGGCCGAACGGCGCTCAACGCGCCGCCGTACCGGCCGATCGGGGTGCGCACCGCATCGACGACCCACACGTCGCGCGCGCTCACGGCTGCACTTCTTCCATTTCGGCATCTTCGGTTTCCGCGTCCAACACCCAAATCGCGCGATGCGGCGCGAAGGCGTCTCCCTCGGCCTTGGCCAGCCGGTGCAAGATACGCGCGACGCGTTTGCCGCCGATCTCGCGGCCCCACGCGATCGGGCCGATCGGGTAGTTCGTACCTTGGCGCATTGCGATGTCGATGTCGTCGGCGCTGGCGACGTCTTCCTGCACCGCATAGATCGCCTCGTTGATAATCGAGCCGACCGTTCGGCCCAAAAATAACGCGGGCGTGTCTTCTACGAGGACGACGTCTTTGCCGATCGATTCGAACAGTTCTTGTGCGAGTTCGAGCGCGTCGTCGCCGGTCTTCTCCGCATCGACGATCTCGATAACGCGCTGCGCCGCGAGCGTGCCGAGTACGCCGTACCCCACGATTCGTTCGGGATGCTTGAGGCGCCCCGTCAACGCTTCGATATCGGTCGCATAGGCGTCGACGAAGATCACGGCTTCGGGCGGCAGAATCGTATCGAGTTGACGAATCACTTCGCTGCGGTCGCTCACGCCGTCACCCGCGTCCACCACGATCGTGGTGTCCATGCCGATCTCGTCGACGAATTCGTCGTTTTCGATCGAGCTCACCGTCGCGTAGCGCTGCGCGAGCAACTCCTCAAATTCGCGAGCGACGCTGCCGAACCCGAGAACGACGACGCGTTCGTCTTCGTCGAGGCTATCCGCCGGCGCGACCGGCTCGTCATCGTGCTTGATCGCGCCGTTTGCATAATCGAAGAACCCGCTGCCCGACTTGCGGCCGAGGCGGCCTGCCCCAACCATCTCGGCTTGAAGCGCGAGCGGTTCGAGCCGGCGCGCTCCCGTGCGCGCGTAGATCGATTCCGAGGTTGCGAAATTAATATCGAGACCGATGAAGTCCATCAGCTCGAACGGCCCCATGCGAAAGCCCGCTCCGCGGGCCAAGCGATCGAGATCTTCGGGCGGCGCGACGCCCGCAACGTACGCGCGCATCGCTTGCAAATAGAACGGGCGCGCGACCCGATTGACGATGAATCCAGGCGTATCGGCCGCCAGCACCGCGGTCTTTGCAAAACGCTCGACATACGCGCGAGCGTGCGCGAGGGCCTCGTCGCTCGTCTGCTCGCCGTGCACGATCTCTACGAGCTTCATCGCCGCGGGCGGATTGAAGAAGTGCAAACCGAGGATGCGTTCGGGGTGATGCAGGCCGGCGGCGATCGCGTCGATCGAAAGCGACGATGTGTTGCTCGCGAGTATCGCGCTGGAATCGAGAACGGATTCGAGCGCGCGGAAGACGTCGAGTTTGAGTTCGAGCCGCTCGGGAACCGCCTCGATCGCGAGCCCGGCGTCGCTCGAATCCGGCAGGCGCTCGCGCAACGTTACCGCGCCGGCAGCCTCCGGTACTTTCGCTCGTTCGGCTTCCTTGCGTATCCGCTCGACCGCGCGAGCGCGCGTCGGCGCGTCCGGATCGACGAGATCCACGGCATAGCCCGCGCGGGCCGCGACGAATGCGATACCGGCGCCCATGGTCCCGGCGCCGACGACGATAATCTTATCCACGCACCTACAGTTCTCGCGGGGGCGCGAAAACACTACCCGTTGAAGCCCTGCCTCCACATGAAGAAGCCCGCTTGGCGAGTCACCGCCTCCGCCTACGCGATCGACACCCCGTACTTGCGGCTGCGGAAAGACACGATCGAACTCCCCGACGGTACCGTGATCGACGACTATTTCGTGCGCGAGAGTCGCGGGTTCGTCATCGTCTTCGCGCTCACGGCGGGCGGCGAGGTCGTGCTCGTACGCCAGTACAAGCACGGCATCGGCAGGGTCGTACTGGAACTTCCGGCCGGTGCGATCGACGATGGCGAAACGCCGGCCGAAACGGCCGCGCGCGAACTGGCCGAAGAGACCGGCTTCACGGCTGCGTCGTTGGAGTCGTTCGGCAGCTTCGTCGTCGAGCCGACGAACTCGGACGTGCTGGCGCATCTGTTCTTGGCACGGGATGCCAAACGGACCGGCGCGCAGCGCCTCGACGTGACCGAGGACATCGACGTCGAGCTGGTCGAGCTCGATCGGCTTCGCTCGATGCTTCACGACGGCAGCATCGACTGCATTCCGCACGTGGGCGCGATATATATAGCGCTCGATCGCCTGCAGGGAGAGCGGGCTTCGCCTTAAGGGCCGGTTTCTTGGTGTAGGAACCAGCGCTCGCGGCATGCTATGCTTCAGAAAACTCGGAGTTACTGTGGAGCGAGGTCTCACCATCTGATGCCCAAGCTTTTTCGGCTATTCATTTCGCTCGGCCTTATCGGCGGGCTTATTTTTGCATACGCCCCGGCGGCTCGCGCCGGAACGACCGGATTTATCTCGGGTACGGTGACCGACGACACCCATCACCCGCTCGCCGGGGTTCGCGTGAGCGCGGCCTCGCCGTCGGCCTCGGGTTCGGCCACAACCGATGCCGCGGGATTCTTCAATATCGCGAACCTCGCGCCCGACACCTACGTCGTGGCTTTTGCCAAAGAAGGCTACGAATCGTCGAGTTCGCCGGGCGTGGTCGTTTTTCAGGATCAGACCGACACCGTCAACGTTGCGCTGCGGCCGGCGCTCAAGACGATCGCAACGGTCCAAACGCGCAGTTCGCAGAGTCTCGTGCAGCCGAATCAGACCGCCGACGTCTATAACATCTCGAGCAAGCAGCTCGAATCGGCGGAGGGCGGCGACAACGTTCACAAGACGCTCTACGATTTCACCCAGTCCGTGCCGGGCGTTACGGGCGGCGGCGCGAACGCGCAGCCGCGAGTTCGCGGCGGTCTCGCCACCGACTCCAACTTTCTCTACGACGACGTCCCAATCAACGACCGTTTAACGGGCTTCTTCTCAACCGGCAATGGCTATTTCCAGACCACGACCATCTCGGCGGTCGGCGTTTCCAACGTCCAGGTCTATACCGGCGGCTTCGATTCGCGCTTCGGCGACGCATCGCAAGGCGTCTTCAACAGCGTCGTAAAGCGCGGCACGTACCCGTCGTTCGGGCTCTTTTCGATCGCCGCGCGCGGCCTGCTCGCCGGCCACTACGTCCAAGCCGAATACGGCACCGCGACCAAGAATCGTCGGTTCTCGGCCTACGTCGCGTACGATCGCGCGGATTCGCAGAACCAATTCGGCGATGGAACGTATACGTTTCCGCTCGCCACCACCACGAATCCCGGGCAAGGGCCCGGCCCGCAACGCACCCTCGACACCGTTGCGAATTTCCACTACCGGCCCGATCCGAAAAACGACGTTCAGTTCCTGATTCAAAACGGCAACGGGCTCTTTAACGGCAACTACTTGCTCGCCGGCGGCCATCCGCTCGGCGTCGCACCCTGCGCGGGCGTGCAAGGGTTCTGGGTTCCGCCCGCGCCCGCCGGACAGTCCTCGCCCTCCAACGCCGGATACAATATTACCAATCCCGGCATCTCGAGCACGGGACAAGCTTGCTCGGTCACGATCAAGGGCCAGAAGATCAACACCGGACTGCAGTACATCGCGCTCGATCCAAACCACGCGCAAGAGACTTACCACTATTCGGGCGTCGGCAAGCTGCAGCTGAACCATCTCTTCAACGACAAGCTTTCCGGCTTCTTCCGCTTGGCGGAGAATTTCAACCAGTACATCCTCAATCAACCGCTCGATAACGCCAACTTCGACAACTCGCTTTCGCCCGGGCAACCCGCGCCCGTCGGAAACTACGTGAAATATCCGTTCGCCGTGCCGACGATCCGCGATATCAACGGCGACCGTCGTCAAAACACGTATTACGCGACCGGCGAACTCGATTGGACGCCGAACGCGCGCTCGTCTTCGTATCTCGGCGCGTCGTACGAGCGCGACACGCTCTTGCAAGCGTACTACGATCGTTCGGGATCGAGCACGTATTCGAGCCCGCCGTCGGCGTTCGATAAGAACGGGAACTTTCCGAACGAATATACGCTCGCGAACTCCCCGAATTTCATCGACTCGCTCTACGTCGGCACGGTGCAGAAATTCCACAAGCTCGTTATCGAGCCGTCGCTGCGGTACGACATCGAGATCTACGACATCCCGAAGGAAGCGGGCGGCGCGTATTCCAAGCCGATCGTTAGCCCGCGTATCGCGTTCGGCTATCAGCCGTCGCCCGACCTGGTCATTCGCGGCTCGTACGGCGTGACGTCGTCGTTCGTGCCCTCTACGTACATTTACAACAACTCGATTGACGGCATTCAAGGCGCCGGGCAATATCGCAATCCTTATCTTCCCGGCGCAACGATCGATCCGGCCATCGACCACAACGTCGACCTTTCGATCGAGAAAGCGTTCCGCGACGGGCATACGTCGCTACGCGTCACACCGTGGTATCACCAATCGAACAATCGCCTCGAAGTACTTCGCAACCCGCTGCTCAATCCCGACGGAACTCTCGTGCTCGATTCCAACGGCAACCCGCGATACGCTCCGGGGAGCGTGGCGAAGTCCGGCGGCATCACCAAAGACTTCGGCGTCGAATTCGGTCTGAACCATATCGTCACCGGCGACGGCCTTTCGTGGTTCCTCGCGGCAACCTACCAGAGCTACTACTCGACCTCGCTCGGAATCAACGCCGCGGCGATCAACCCGCAGAACGCTAATAGTTACTTCCTGCAGAACGGCAACGGCCAACTCTTCCGCGTGCCCGATCAACCGCCGATCTCCGTGTCGTTCACCGGCAACTACAAGTACCAGCGCTATCACTTCTTGCCGTATTTCCTCTGGCAGTGCTGTGCGTACTACAACGTCCAGGGTCTAGGGAGCGCGTTCGCACCCGATCCGCACATTCACACGTCGCCGGGCTATTTCTACTCCAACGCCACGCTCTCGTACGATCTCGCCAAGGACGGGCCGAAGACCACCCGCCTCGGCGTGCGCGTGACCAACGTCTTCGACAATCAGAAGAACACGGTCTATCCGTCGGTGAACTCGTGCTACAACCGCCCCGCCAATCACGCGATCGGGCCGTGCGGAACTCCCGGCTCGGGTGCCGTCTATGACGGCGGCATCTTCACGTTCGCCCCAGGCGTCGTGCCGAACACGCAATACTTCTTTCCGCCCGTCTCCCGCAATCCGCAAACCTTCGAAGTCTTCCTAACGCAAGAGTTCTAACACCCCTTCGCCCTTCGACAGGCTCAGGGTGACAAAGGGATAGCCATTCGCTTGTCATCCTGAGCTTGTCGAAGGACGAGCTTGTCGAAGGATGAGCTTGTCGAAGGACGAGCTTGTAGGATGACAAGTTTTGACTCGTTGCTCGGTGTTGTTATCGACGAAGGCGCGCGCTTAATCGGGGCGGAGGATTTTGTGGAAGCGATTGCGCGGGCGGGGGCTGCCCGGACGCGCGATCGTTTTCTTAAGCGCGGCGAGGGTGCCGAATGGGAAGACGCGATCGGACCCGGCTGCGGTTACGCTTAGATCCGATCGCGTCACATCGAACGACGCAAGGGCGCGCAGGCAGGCATCGGAACAAACGTCGAGTCCCGGCGAATACGGCGTCAGCGCCGGGACGACGATTACGCGCTCTCCAAAAAGAAAGGCCGGAATGGTCGCGCCGCCGCCGAGATGCAGGCTCGGGTGCAAGTGCCCGACGATCGCGCGTACGCCCGGGGGCGCCGGCCGGTCGCCGTGCAGTAAGAGCCACCCGTCGCGCTCGACGGATTCAACCGTCTCACCGAGAACGGCGACGCCGCGCGTACGACCCTCGTGATTCCCGGCGACCAGCGTCAGCGCGCATTGCGCGCGCAGCAGATCGAGCGCCCCGCCGACGGCATGCGCGGCGCCGAGGCTCATCACGCTGCCGTGAATGATATCGCCGAGCAGCACGATCTCGCGCGCCTCCAAACGGCGCGCCGCGACGAGCAGCGCCGCTGCGATCTCGGTCGTGCTCCACGTCGGTAACGCGCCGCCGATGACGTCTTCGTATCCGAAATGCACGTCGGCGGCAACGAGCGTACGCGTACCCGGGAGCCAGAGCAGGCCCGGCGCCAGCGCGTGCGCGCCGCGAAGCAGCTCGACCATCGTTCCGGCGGCTTGCGGGCGGTTCACGCTTGATGCTCCAACTCGAAGGGCTCGCCCAGAAGTTCGAGCACGCGTTCGTGCAGCGCTTCAACCATGCTCGTGCGATCGTCGAGCACGACTGAATCGCCGAAGCTTGAGGTGATGATGCCGAATGTAAACGGCGATGCCGCCGCCGGATGCAGCACGCGCGGCTCCCCCTCGAGCGATTCGAGGTACGAACGCGTCCCCGGCGCGTCGAGCAGATCGTGCGTTACCGTGCGAAGGGTTTCGCGAAGCAGCGGAAAGTTGCGATCGGCGGCGTAGACGCGATCGAAGATTTTCTGGCTGTTCCAGGCAAGCGAACTGCGGCGCAGACGTCGGCCGCCGGCGCGGCGCAGAACGAGCAAGCCGGTGTTGGCAACGTAGCGAAAGTAATTGCGCAGCAGATGCGAACTGCGCAGCCCGGCAAGCAGATCGCGATCGAAGCCGTCGACGTGCAGCAAGCTCGCCCAGACCGCGTCGGGGAGAATCTTCCCCGGTGGGAGCGTGATCAAAAACCCATTATCGTCGGTCGTCAATTGCGTATTCGCGTCCACGTGCGCGAACACGCGCGAAGCGACCACCCGCGCGAGCGTTTCGTTTACGCGGCGGCCGGCGCAGGTATGGAAGACCGCCGTCTGGCGCCGATCCATGCGATAGAGCTCGACGATCGGCCGGCGTTCGTCGGGGACGGCCGAAATCGCGAGTTGCTGTGCGATATAGCGCACCACGTGCGCCGCTTCGGCACCGTCGAGCGCGTAACGCTCGCGCAGCCAACCCAGCGCGGCCTGCGGGCCGCCGTCGCGCAGCAATTGCGCGACTCCAACGCGTAAAGCGTTGATCTCGGCCGCCAGCGCCGGCGGCACGCCCTTCATGTGCGAACTCCATTGCGGCACGGTCGGCCGGCCGGCAAACGCTTCGACGGAGATACCGGTACTGCCGATCTCTTTGACGCGCAGCGTGCGGCCGTTGAGCACGAAAATGTCGCCTTCACGCAACTCGTTGACGAAACTCTCTTCAACGCGGCCGACATCCGATCCACCGGTCATGCGAACCATCACGTGCTGCTCGTCGGGAATCGTCCCGATGTTTTCGAAATACGCGGAGCATACTTCGCGCCCCAGGCCGTAGATCGCCTCGCCGTCGTACCCCAAACGGCGCACGTGCGCTTCGTCGGACCCGACGCCGCCGCCGGAGAGATAGCGCGCGCACGCGACCAGAT
Coding sequences within:
- a CDS encoding aldehyde dehydrogenase family protein, producing the protein MTQLLIGKEWTDATGGATYSDSNPATGAALADVASAGTADVDRAVTAARAAFETGKWATMPASRRGKIIYKMAQLIAERANDLVLTEVRDNGKAISTAKGELGAIVDCFEFYAGAATKNYGDTLPAPMANYLAYTMREPVGVVGAIIPWNFPLLLASWKVAPALAAGCTIVLKPAPSTPLTAIELGKIALEAGLPEGVLNIVTGPGPDLGQALVEHPGIDKIAFTGSTATGKRVAATAAATLKRVTLELGGKSPSLVFDDADLAQAVDGALYGIFYNAGQTCEARSRVLVHERIYDEFVEQFAAKAKKLRVGNPEDPQTQIGAITMPEQLEKIRTYCEIGVAEGAKPIVGGAAAQIGD
- a CDS encoding acetyl-CoA C-acyltransferase, with translation MSARDVWVVDAVRTPIGRYGGALSAVRPDDLAACAIRALIERTGIETAQIDDVLFGAANQSGEDNRNVARMAALLAGLPVEVPGATLNRLCGSSLQAINSAAHAIAWGDGDVMIAGGVESMTRAPFVQMKAEKPFARAPQLFDTTIGWRMVNPLMSDAWTISLGATAEKVAERYAITREEQDRFAYESQRRCGAAMQRGAFRDEVIPVGDVLLDEHPRPESTLESLAKLKPAFKAGGTVTAGNSSGINDGASALLLCEATAATKMGLRPLARVVASGVAGVAPEIMGLGPIPATRKALERAGLRMEQIDLVELNEAFAAQSLACLRDLEIDPAKANVNGGAIALGHPLGASGARIATTLLHELRRRGGRYGVATMCIGVGQGITTIFERI
- a CDS encoding 3-hydroxyacyl-CoA dehydrogenase NAD-binding domain-containing protein; amino-acid sequence: MDKIIVVGAGTMGAGIAFVAARAGYAVDLVDPDAPTRARAVERIRKEAERAKVPEAAGAVTLRERLPDSSDAGLAIEAVPERLELKLDVFRALESVLDSSAILASNTSSLSIDAIAAGLHHPERILGLHFFNPPAAMKLVEIVHGEQTSDEALAHARAYVERFAKTAVLAADTPGFIVNRVARPFYLQAMRAYVAGVAPPEDLDRLARGAGFRMGPFELMDFIGLDINFATSESIYARTGARRLEPLALQAEMVGAGRLGRKSGSGFFDYANGAIKHDDEPVAPADSLDEDERVVVLGFGSVAREFEELLAQRYATVSSIENDEFVDEIGMDTTIVVDAGDGVSDRSEVIRQLDTILPPEAVIFVDAYATDIEALTGRLKHPERIVGYGVLGTLAAQRVIEIVDAEKTGDDALELAQELFESIGKDVVLVEDTPALFLGRTVGSIINEAIYAVQEDVASADDIDIAMRQGTNYPIGPIAWGREIGGKRVARILHRLAKAEGDAFAPHRAIWVLDAETEDAEMEEVQP
- a CDS encoding NUDIX hydrolase, yielding MKKPAWRVTASAYAIDTPYLRLRKDTIELPDGTVIDDYFVRESRGFVIVFALTAGGEVVLVRQYKHGIGRVVLELPAGAIDDGETPAETAARELAEETGFTAASLESFGSFVVEPTNSDVLAHLFLARDAKRTGAQRLDVTEDIDVELVELDRLRSMLHDGSIDCIPHVGAIYIALDRLQGERASP
- a CDS encoding TonB-dependent receptor codes for the protein MPKLFRLFISLGLIGGLIFAYAPAARAGTTGFISGTVTDDTHHPLAGVRVSAASPSASGSATTDAAGFFNIANLAPDTYVVAFAKEGYESSSSPGVVVFQDQTDTVNVALRPALKTIATVQTRSSQSLVQPNQTADVYNISSKQLESAEGGDNVHKTLYDFTQSVPGVTGGGANAQPRVRGGLATDSNFLYDDVPINDRLTGFFSTGNGYFQTTTISAVGVSNVQVYTGGFDSRFGDASQGVFNSVVKRGTYPSFGLFSIAARGLLAGHYVQAEYGTATKNRRFSAYVAYDRADSQNQFGDGTYTFPLATTTNPGQGPGPQRTLDTVANFHYRPDPKNDVQFLIQNGNGLFNGNYLLAGGHPLGVAPCAGVQGFWVPPAPAGQSSPSNAGYNITNPGISSTGQACSVTIKGQKINTGLQYIALDPNHAQETYHYSGVGKLQLNHLFNDKLSGFFRLAENFNQYILNQPLDNANFDNSLSPGQPAPVGNYVKYPFAVPTIRDINGDRRQNTYYATGELDWTPNARSSSYLGASYERDTLLQAYYDRSGSSTYSSPPSAFDKNGNFPNEYTLANSPNFIDSLYVGTVQKFHKLVIEPSLRYDIEIYDIPKEAGGAYSKPIVSPRIAFGYQPSPDLVIRGSYGVTSSFVPSTYIYNNSIDGIQGAGQYRNPYLPGATIDPAIDHNVDLSIEKAFRDGHTSLRVTPWYHQSNNRLEVLRNPLLNPDGTLVLDSNGNPRYAPGSVAKSGGITKDFGVEFGLNHIVTGDGLSWFLAATYQSYYSTSLGINAAAINPQNANSYFLQNGNGQLFRVPDQPPISVSFTGNYKYQRYHFLPYFLWQCCAYYNVQGLGSAFAPDPHIHTSPGYFYSNATLSYDLAKDGPKTTRLGVRVTNVFDNQKNTVYPSVNSCYNRPANHAIGPCGTPGSGAVYDGGIFTFAPGVVPNTQYFFPPVSRNPQTFEVFLTQEF